The Nocardia sp. BMG51109 nucleotide sequence AGTTCCCGCGCGATCGCCCCGCCGAGGCCACCCGATGCACCGGTGAGTAGAACTCGATTACCGTCGAACTTCACAGTTCCCCTCCCGAACCTCATTTGTCGAATTGTCGCCGTAGCCCGACGGACCCGGATCCGGATCAGTTCGATCCGGTCGCGATCCGTCTCTCGAGCCTTCCGGCACTGCTGTCTATGATTCGGCGGGCGATGATTCGCCCGGCCACATTGGCCGATCGGGCCAGCAGGCCCTCTCGGACGGGATAGCTGATTCGCACCGCCACGCGGCAGGAATCGGCACGTACCGGCTCGAAGTCGACGTCGACCCGAGCATCGTGTCCGCTGGTCTCCACCAGACCTATCGATGTGTCGCGTATCCAGGATTCGGTCGCGAGCGTGACCTGATGTTTGACGGCTCCGATCGACATCTCCAGAGTGAAACCCTCGGGGAGATCCTCGTGCCGCTGATATCCGGACACCCCGGCCACCCATTCGGGAATCTTCTCGTAATCGAAGACGTAGTCGAAGACGACATGTACCGGAGCCGGCACGATTCGGGAAACCGAGACGACATCACTGGGCATGCGATTCCCTTTCCGGTTCCGGCGTGCCGGCCGGTTCCACGGCATCGGCCCGCTCCGCCGGCACCCGGCTGCCCTGCCGGCGTTTCCCGAACGGCGACCACCAGTTGGCCTCGCCCATCAGGACGACCAGCGCGGGCACCAGGATCATCCGCACCAGCGTGGCGTCGACCAGGATCGCGACGACCATTCCGAGGCCGACCAGTTTCACGATCGACAGCCCGGACGCCGCGGCGGCGCCGGTGACGATGACCAGCAACGCCGCCGCCGCGGTCACCACCCGCCCGGTCCCGGCGACGCCCTGGATGACCGCGTTCCGGGTGTCGGCGCCGGCCTCGCGGGCCTCCAGCATCCGCGCGAGCAGGAACACCTCGTAGTCGGTGGACAGGCCGAAGACGGTGGCCACGACGATCACCACGCCCGCGACCGGTAGCGGCCCCGGCGTGATGCCGAACAGGTCCGCCGCATGCCCGCCCTGGAATATCCAGGTCACCACGCCGAGGCTGGCCGCCAGGCTGAGCGCGGCCATCACGACCGCCTTCACCGGCAGCAGGACCGACCGGAAGGCGAGGAACATCAGCACCAGGATCGCCGCGAGCATCGCCAGCGCCATCTTGGGGAAGTTCGTCACGATCGCGCGATAGCTGTCGGCGTTGACGGCGTTCTCGCCACCGACCAGAACGGTCGAATCCGGCGGCGGCGGAAGCGATCTGAGCCGTTCCACCGTGTCCAGGGCCGGGGTGGTGAAGTCCGTGTCGGTGAGCACCACATGGACGATCGCGAAGTCCCGGCCCCGATCGGTGGCCAGCGCGAAGCGCACTCCGTCGGTGACACCGGCGCGCGCTATGAGGTCGTCCACCGCGATCTCGCTCGGCGGTCCGCCGTCGGCGCCGCGGACGACGAGATCCGCTCCGTTGGTGGCGTTCGGGAACTTCTGCACGATCATTTCCTGCGCCAGGCGGGCGGGATTGTCGGCGGGCAGTCCCGAACTGTCCAGATTCGCCATCCGCACACCGGACACCGGCAGCGTGAACAGCAGCAGGATCGCGATGACCCCCGTCGCGAGCAGGATCGGCCTGCGTGTCGTCGCCGTGGCGAATCGTTCCCAGAATCTCCGCGACCGGTCCTCGCCGGACCGCACCCGGCCGCGCTGCAGGCTCAGCGCATCGATCCGATGCCCGAGCACGGCCAGCGCGGCCGGCACGACGGTCACCGACAGGCAGGCGGAGACGGCGACCGCCGACATCGCCCCGAACCCCAGCGACCGCATCGCGGACACCGGAAAGACCAGCATTCCGAGAAATGCGCACACCAGTATCGATCCGGAGAACAGCACGGTACGGCTCGCCGTCGCCGTCGTCACCCGGACGGCCCGCGCGACATCGCCGGATCTCGATAATTCCTCGCGGAATCGGCTGACCGTCAACAGCCCGTAGTCGATGGCCATGCCCAGGCCGATGATCGACGCGGTATTAACCGCAAATGAACTTACATCGGTAAATTCGGAGAGCACCCGCAGGAACGCCAGCGAGGCGACGATCGTCAGAACTCCGATGATCACCGGAATACATGCCGCCACGACGCTTCCGAAGATCAATATCAGCACCAGTAATGTCAGCGGCAGCGCGATGATTTCGACCCGGGCCAGATCGTTTTTCGACTCGGTGTTGTAGGCGTCGGTCACGGCGCTGTATCCGGAGAACGAGGTGTCGATTCCCGGCACGACGAGCGTATCGCGCAGTTTCTGGAAACTCTGCAGCCGCGTGGTGTCGTCACCGGCGAGGCTGAGTACCGCCAGCCCCTCGCGATTACCGGAGACGAAGGCGGGCCGCCGCGTCGCGTCGGCGGTCAGGAACGACTCGACCGGGCGCGCCAGCAGATCGCGGTCGACCGACTCCAGCCGCGCCCCGATCTCGGGCGCGACATCGGCCAGGGTCCGCCCGTCGGAGACCGAGTAGTGCACCACGACATCGGGCGTTCGCCTGCCCAGTTCCGAACCGACCAGATCGTCCGCGGCGCTGGACTGGCTGCCCGGCACCGTGTAGCCGGCCAGGTTCAGGCGGTCGAACACCCCGGCCCCCCAGGCACCGGCCAGCAATGCCACCAGCACGCCGACGACGACAACGGAATATCGGCGCGCCACCAGGAAGTCGGCCCACCGCCGCGCCGGCCCTCGGCCCGCGAATGTGGTTCGGAAATCGAATTGCAGCATCCTCGGATGCCCCCAATCCATCAGTCGTCCGCCCCGTACCGTCCACTTCGACTCGGGAGAGAAATGAAACATGGTCGGCATCGTCGCCTGGTGTCCGACAGGCCCCCTTGGACTACCGAACGGTAACATTCGGTAACATTACCTGCAACGGTATTGCCGGTCGAACCCCTAGAATATAAATTCCACCCGGTATATAACCCGGAACACATGCTACGGGATAGCCCGGACAATGTCTGCAACAGACATTCGGCGACCACAGTAGAGGCAACCACACCCGGCGTGACCAAAAAATCTTGGGCACCGGCGCTCATCGAATTTGGCCATTCTGTCAAATTTACGAATGCCCACGGTAATTGTCCGGGAACGGCCAGAATCACAATTTCCGCGACCGTAATTCGACCACACGGCATCCGGCGTCGAGGTTGGCTACGAGGGCGCCGGTCCGGCCTACCGTGTCCGCACGACGACGCCGCACACAACGCGCGTGGGCGGGCGACTCGGGAAGCAGAGACCGACAGCTCGGCGAAGGAGTACAACCGTGCACATCGAACATATCGGCGTCGTGGGTTCCGGGACGATGGGCGGCGGAATCGCGGAGGTGGCCTGCCGCAGCGGGTACGGCGTGGTGATCCGCAGCCGGACCCGGCGCGCCGCCGACCACCTGCTGACCCGGCTGGACCGCTCACTGGACAAACAGGTCGCCGCGGGCCGGCTCACCCGCTCCGAATACGACACCGCACTCGGCCGCGTCTCGGCGGTCACCGATCTGGACGAACTCGCGAGCTGCGACCTGGTGATCGAGGCGGTGGTCGAGGACCTGGAGGTGAAGCGGGAACTGTTCGGCACACTCGGCGAGATCTGCGATACCGCAGCCGTTCTCGCGACCAACACCTCCTCGCTCTCGGTCGCCGACATCGCCGCCGCGAGCGGGCGCGCCGCGAACGTGTGCGGGATCCACTTCTTCAACCCGGTGCCGCGCATGGGGCTGGTCGAGATCGTCCGCGCCGCCGACAGCAGCGACGAAACCATCTCGGCGGCAAAGACATTCGCCGAATCCTGCGGGAAGGTCCCGATCGACGTGCGCGACCGGACCGGCTTCGTGGTGAACGCGCTGCTGTTCCCCTACCTGAACGCGGCGGTGCGGCTGCTCGAACACGGCGTGGCCGGCCGGGACGAGATCGACGCGGCCATGCGGGAGGGCGCCGGATTCCCGATGGGCCCGTTCCAGCTGCTGGATCTCGTCGGCCTCGACGTCAGCGTCGCCATCCTCGACGCACTGCACACCGACCGGCCGGAGACCGTGCACTCCCCCGCGGGCACCCTGCGCCGCCTCGCCGACTGCGGGTATCAGGGCCGCAAGAACGGCCGGGGCTTCTACGACTACGCCGAACAAGAGGCCGAACAGAAGGCCTGAGCGCGTCCTACAACCCCATCCCCGCCGCGAGCACCGGCCAGGACCGCTCGAACGCGTCCTGCCAATAGCCCCAGGAATGCGTACCGTTCGGGGTGAAGTCGTAGGTCGCGGGAATCCCCAACTGGTTCAAGCGATTCTGCAGGTTCCGGGTGCAGGCGTTGGCGCCGGCCTCGATCATGCCGCCGAGCAGCATCTGGTTGGCCAGGGTTTCCGGGCCCCGGGTGGTGCCGTAGGTCAGGAAGGGGCTGTCGACGGTGTCGTGCGGGCCGGGCAGGCCGTTGCCGGCGGAGAAGAACAGATTCACCCCGCGCAGCTTGTCGGCGTGCACGTAGGGGTCGTTGGCCGCCCACAGCGGGCTGTCGTCGGGGCCCCACATGTTCACCGGATCGCCGTGCCCCCAGACCTCCACCATCGTCTTCACCACGCGCTGCCCCAGCGGATCGCTGGTCTGCGCGCACCCGCTGTAGGAGGCCACGCTGCGGTACAGGCCCGGCTTTCCGATCGCCAGCGCCAGCACCGAATCGCCCGCCATGGACAGCCCGGCGATCGCGTTGCGCCCATCGGCGCCCAATGCCGCATCGATCAGCGGCGGAAGTTCCTCCGTGAGAAAGGTCGTCCACTTGTTACGGCCGAGCACGGGATCGTCGGCGACCCAGTCGGTGTACAGGCTCCAGGCGCCGCCGATCGGCTGCACGACATTGGCGTCCTTGTCCCCCAGGAACTTCGGCACGGCGGTCATGGAGCTCCAGGTGTCGAGGTCCTCGCCACCACCGGAACCGTTGAGCAGGTAGAGAACCGGGCGCGGCACGGCGGTGTCGGCCGGGCGCTGCACCTCGACGGTGATCGGTTTGTCCATCGCCGCCGAGTACACCGACAGCGTCAGGTGACGATCGTCGCGGACGGCGGAACTCGCGATCCGCGAGCCGTCGGCGGTGACCGGCGAGTCCAGTAACCGGCCGGTGGCGATGATCGGATCGACCGATCCGGCGGCCGATCCCGGACCCGCACCGACCGTGACCGACAGCGCGGCGACGACCGCCAGAGCGGCGGCCCCTCTCGCTTTCCGTGGCGCCACAGCGAATTCTCCCCAAGCTCGAGACAACGCCCATCAAGCTACCGCCCCACCGATAACGAGGCGGTCGCGGTACCCTTACCCGCCATGACCACCGTTCCGCCGCCCGTGCGCGGCGGAATGCGGCTCCGACACAGGCAACGATGCGACGGCGCGTTCCACGAACCGCGCGGAGGAGACGCTCGCCATGGCAGGCAAGAGAACGGTGCTGACGGTCCAGCTCAGACGGCTGGCCGCACTGCTGTACGAGATGCGGGAGAACGCCGCGGTCAGCAAGGAGGAGGTCAGCGCCCGGACCGGGATCAACGTCACCACGCTGTACCGGATCGAGACCGCCCAGGCCCGCCCGCAGCGCCGCACCCTGATGGCGATGCTCGAGCTGTACGGCATCGAGGAACCGCAGCGGTCCGATGCCCTGCAGTTACTGCAGGAGGCGCAGAAACCCGGCATGTCGCGCTCGTTCGAGGCGGCGGTGTCGGAGGTGTACGCCGCGTACATCAATTTCGAGAACGAGGCGCTGTCGGCCCGGCTGTTCCAGACCTCGTTCATCCCCGGCCTGTTACAGACCGAGCAGTATGCGTGGGCGGTGCTGGACACCGCGATGCCCAAGGTGGAGACGGCGGTCATCGAGCAGCGCCTGCGCGCCCGCTTCGAACGCGCCAAGGTGCTCACCAAGGAGGAGCCGCTGGAGCTGTGGGTGGTGCTCGACGAGGCGGCGCTGCGGCGGGTGGTCGGCGGCCGGGAGGTGATGCGCGGGCAGTTGCTGCGGCTGATGGAGGAGGCGGAGAAGCGCAACGTCATCCTGCAGGTGCTGCCGTTCGACGCGGGCGCCCATCCGGCCATGGTCGGCTCGTTCGTGCTGCTGGACTTCCACGATCCGGCCGATCCCGAACTGGTGTACGTCGAGGGCATCGCCGGTGACGACATCGTGGAGGGCCACAACGAGATTCGCCGCTTCGGCGTGATGTTCGACCAGTTGCGCGCGATGGCGCTGAGCCCGCGCGATTCGACCACACTGATCGCCCGGCTGTCCGACGAGCTGAGGTAGCTCAGCGCCGGCTGGCCCGCCGGTAGCCGAGCACGGCGGGGACGCCGAACACCACCATCGCGCCGGCCGACCACGCGAGGGTCGCCAGCAGCGGCACCCGCACCGGCCCGCCCAGCGACAGCCCGCGCATCGCATCCACGGCATACGACATCGGCTGATGCGCCACAATCGGTTTCGCCCACGCCGGATAGGCGGCCAGCGGCACGAAGCCGGTGGAGAAGAACATCAGCAGCGAGGACCCCAGCGAAATCGCCTCCACCACAGCGGATTTCGCCGAATAGCAGGCCACCGCGGTGACCAGCGTCGCGAAACCGAACCCGTACAGCAGCGGCACGCCCACCAGCGCGACCGCGGCCGCGATACCCTGCCGGAAGCGGAATCCCAGCAGCATCCCGACCGCGAACAGCACCAGCGTGCAGGCCAGGATGCGCACGCCCTCCGCGAGAACGCGCGCCAGCAGCCCCGACGCCCGGTGCACCGGCAGCACCCAGAACCGCGCGAGCAGCCCGTCGTCGCGCTCGCGACCCAGCGTGATCGCGCCGGCCAGCGATCCCGACATCACCGATACCAGCGTCACCATCGGCACCGAGCCGTACAGCGCACTGGCTCCCGAGAAAGCCGAGATCTGTTTCCCCAGAACAGTATTCAGCATGATCAACAGCAACGCCGGGAACAGCAGCGACTGCGCCAGCGTCAACGGGTCACGGCGCCAGCGCAACAGCAGCCGGCGGGTCTGGATCACGGTCTGCGGCAGCAGAAGTCGCCACGTCTCGGTGGCGAACGGAACGACCGGTAGCTCGGTGGCCGGCCGCGACACCGCGGTCGCCTCGCCCGCCGCGTTCATCGCCGCCGCCGCACGGCCACCAGCACCGAGCCGCCGCCGAACACGATCAGCCCCGCCGCCGCCCACCCCAGCCCGGGCCCGGCCGAGGCCCAGTTCACCGCCCCCGCCCGCCCGGAGCGATCGCCCGCCAGCACGCGCAGCGTATCGACGAACCGCGAGACCGGCTGCGCGCGGGCGAAGCCGCGGATCCAGGGCGGGAACTGGTCCGCCGGCGCGAATCCGGTGGACACCATGCCGAGGATCAGCTGCGGCAGCACCAGCGCCTGCGTCGTCGCCTCCGGACTCTTCGACAGCGCGCCCAGCAGATCGCCTGCCTGCCCCAGCATCAGCCCGAGCAGCAGCGCGAAGACGAGGAATCCGGCGGTCTGCCACCAGTTCCCGTAGAACCGGAAGCCGATCGCGTGCCCGCACACCAGCGCCGACACCAGCGAGAGCAGCACCCGGTACAGCACCGCGACGGTCCGGGCGGCCAGCGGCGCCGCGGACGGCATCGGCATCGTCGCGAAGCGGGTGTCCAGCCCGTCCCGGGCGTCGGTGGCCGACCGGAACGCCGCCGCCGTGGCGCAGAACGACACCGCCTGCATCACGATCATCGGCATCAGGAACTGCGCATAGCTGGTCAGGCCGTGGCCCGCGAAGCCCATCACCCGGTTCAGCGGCACGTAGAAACCGACGGTGAACACCGCCGGCGAGAGCAGGGCGGTGAGGACGTCGCCGTTCCGCAGCGACGGCCGCACCAGGCGCAGGGCCAGCACCCAGCACTGCCGCACCGCCGAACGCCGGGGAGCCGGCGGCGCCCCGGTCCGCTCGATCACCTCGAGTGCCATCCGAACTCCCTCACCGCGCCGGCCGGTCATCTCATCTCACCAGACATATCGCGCGGAGAACCGGCGATGTTCGCCCGCACTCGCTCGGGTCGGCGTGTCCGCGAACCGGGTCCGATCCGTGTCAACCCCCGTCACGAATATCGGCGGGAACCCACCGCATCGTCGGCACGCCCGCTAGGCTCGCGGCCACTATGCTGACCGCCGTGCTCGAACCCCAGTCGCCCGTCGCCCCGCACCCCGATATCGCTCACCTCGCCCCGCTGCTGGGCACCTGGCGCGGCACCGGGCACGGCGAGTACCCGACGATCGACTCGTTCGACTATCACGAGGAGATCAGCTTCGGCCATGTCGGCCGCCCGTTCCTCACCTACCGCCAGCGCACCCGGCACGCCGGCGACGGCCGCTCGCTGCACGCCGAGACCGGCTACCTGCGCTGCGCGGGCCCGGACCGCATCGAACTGATCCTCGCCCATCCGACCGGGATCACCGAGATCTGCGAGGGCAGCATCGACGTCGCCGACGGCGGGCTGCGGCTGGAACTGGATTCCACCCATCTCGGCCGCACCACCACCGCGAAGCTGGTGACCGCCCTCGGCCGCTCGATCCGATTGTCCGGCGACACCATCGATTACACGCTGCGCATGGCCGCGGTCGGCGAGCCGAAGCAACACCATCTGGCGGCCAGCCTGCACCGGGCCGAATAACAAAAAGGTCACCGACACGCCTGTGACCTGCGGCATGAACGCCGGGGTCTGTGCTAATGCGCACCGAGGGGTTGTCTGGAAGATTGCCCGCGTTCTACCGTTTGCGAGTCGGCGAACAGCCGGCGATCTCGGTTCGAGCCCATTGGATCTCGCTCACCCACAAGGGAGAAGACCATGAAGCGTTCGATGTTGACCCTCATTACCGCGGGAATGCTCCTGGCAGGCACCGCCGTCGTGGAACTCCTCGACGGCCCCTCGGCCGGAGCCACCCCACCCGCCGGCAACCCCGTCCCGGCGGCCGCGAGCGGATCGGAGGTGCACGCGCCATAGATACGGCCGAACACGAAGACGAGCGACCCGGCGACCGGATGCCTCACCTGCGCAGGCATCCGGTCGCCGCCGTTGCGCCCGGTGCATCCGCTAGGCCGTGCCCGGCGGCAGCGCGGCCAGCATGTCCCGGGTGACCGCGACCGCGTGGTCCGAACTTCCGCCCCGGACCAGCAGCGTCGCGAACGCCATATCCCCGCGGTAGCCGATGAACCACGAGTGCGAGCCGCCGTCGACCTCCGCCTCGCCGGTCTTCCCGTACACCTCCCCCTGATCGGCGATCCGTTCCGCGGTACCGCCGGTCACCACCTTGCGCATCATCGTGCGCAGCCCGCGCACCACCTCGGGCGACGGCTCCGGGCGGGCGCCGTCGACCTTCGTCTCGTAACCGCCGATCAGATACGGCGTCGGCGCCGAGCCGCGCGCGACGGTCGCCGCCACCAGCGCCATTCCGAACGGACTGGCCACCACCGTGCCCTGCCCGATGCCGTTCTCGGTGCGCTGCACCCGGTCCGAGGCCGGCGGCACCGACCCCGACACCGTCGGCAATCCGACCACCGTGTAGTCCGGTCCGAGCCCGAACCGGGCCGCGGCGTCGGTCAGCGCCCCGCCGGGCAACTCACTGGCTATTTTCGCGAACGAGGTGTTGCAGGACCGCTCGTAGGCGGTCGCCATCGATACGTCGCCGGCGGTGAACAGCTGATAGTTGGGTATGGTCCGGTCGCCGATCACGATCCGGCTCGGGCACGGCACCCTCGTGTCCGGGGTCTGCGTGCCCTCGGCGAGCGCGGCGGCCGCGGTCACCGTCTTGAAGGTGGAGCCGGGCGGATACAGCCCGGAGGTGGCGACCGGGCCGTCGGCGTCGGCCGCCCGGTTCTGCGCCACCGCCAGCACCGCGCCGGTGGACGGCTGCAGCACCACCATCATGGTCTGATCGGTGCGCACGTCCACCGCGCGCTGGGCGGCGTCCTGCACGGTGCGGTCGAGGCTCAGCGAGAACGACGGGGCCGGCTGCGGCGCCACCTCGTGCAGCACGTCGACGTCCGCGCCGGTGGAGTTCACGGTGACCACCCGCCAGCCGGCCTTGCCGTCCACCTCGTCGGCGACCGTCTTGCGCACCTGCGTCATCAGGTCCGGCGCGAAATGCCGGTCGGCGGACACCAGATCCGCGTGCTGTCCGACGGTCACCCCGGGCAGACCGACGAGGTCGCCGCCGACCTCGTCGAATTCCCGATCGGTCAGCGTCGCCACGGTGTAGGTGCCGGAGTGACGATCCGCGGCGGTGCGGACGGTGTCGGCGGTCGACTCGCCACCGAACCGGCCCAGCGTCTCGGCCAGCACGTCGGCCACGTATCCGGGATCGGGTGCCGCGCTCGCGGTGAACGAAACCGGGTGCACCGTACCGGGAATCAGCACATCGCTGCCCGAGCGCTCGTTCACCCGGGCTCGCGGCGCGGGCGTCGCGCGCAGCTCCATGGTCTGGGTGTCACCCAGTTCGGGGTGCAGATTCGAGGCCGTCCAGCGCACCTGCCAGCGTCCCTCGCTGCGGCCCATCTGCAACTGCCCGGTGTAGGTCCAGACCCGATCGCGCGGCAGCCGCCACCGGTAGGTGTAGTCGACCGTGGCGGTGTCCCCGGTGACGTGCGCGTCTCCGGTGTGCGCGGTCAGCTCCTCGGCCTGCAACTTGTCCCAGGCCGAAGCCAGTGCGGCGCTTGCCTTGTCGGGCCGATTGGTGAACTCGGCGGCCGCGCGCACATCGTGCCGGGCGACGGCGGCGAGGAAGTCGTCGGCGGTCGGCACCGGGCCCCGCGACTCGGCTCCGCATCCGCTCACCGCGAGCGCGATCGCGGCCGCCGACAGCAGCACGGCCGTTCGCCCGCGCCGGGCAGGCCTCCGCCCCTCCGCGAGCAGGGGTGGCAGGCAACGTCTTCCGGGTGTCGACATCGACAGCGATGGTAGCCAGCCGACCGCCCCCGACCGGGGCGACACACGGTGCGGCCGGGCCTCGCTCGCCCGGCCTCAGTCGACCAGAACCGTGGCGAACGTGGCGATCTGCCGAAACCCGACATTCGCGTAGGCGCGCCGGGCCGCGTCGTTGTAGCAGTTGACGTACAGACTGGCGGTGCGCCCGGACGCCACCACCGCATTGGCCACCGCGGCCGTACCCGAGGTGCCCAGGCCGCGACCGCGACACCGCGGATGCACCCACACCCCCTGGATCTGCCCGGTGCGCCGGGACACCGCGCCCACCTCGGCCTTGTACACGACCTCGCCGTCCTCGAACCTGGCCCAGGCCCGCCCGGCCTGGATCAGGCCCGCCACCCGCCGCCGATAGCTGCGCCCGCCGTCGCCGATCCGCGGATCGACGCCGATCTCCTCGGTGAACATCGCCACGGCGGCGACCAGGTAGCGGTCCAGTTCGTCGACCCGGACCCGCCGCACCCGCGCATCGGCGACCGCGTACGCGGGACCGTCGAGTGCCAGCAGCGGCTGATCGGCGCGCAGTTCGCGGGCCGGACCCCAGCGGTCGGCCAGCCGCTCCCACAGCGGTAACGCCAGTTCCTGCCGGCCCACCACCGACGAGCACGTGCGCGGCCAGCGCGCGGCAC carries:
- a CDS encoding helix-turn-helix transcriptional regulator; amino-acid sequence: MAGKRTVLTVQLRRLAALLYEMRENAAVSKEEVSARTGINVTTLYRIETAQARPQRRTLMAMLELYGIEEPQRSDALQLLQEAQKPGMSRSFEAAVSEVYAAYINFENEALSARLFQTSFIPGLLQTEQYAWAVLDTAMPKVETAVIEQRLRARFERAKVLTKEEPLELWVVLDEAALRRVVGGREVMRGQLLRLMEEAEKRNVILQVLPFDAGAHPAMVGSFVLLDFHDPADPELVYVEGIAGDDIVEGHNEIRRFGVMFDQLRAMALSPRDSTTLIARLSDELR
- a CDS encoding alpha/beta hydrolase family protein: MAPRKARGAAALAVVAALSVTVGAGPGSAAGSVDPIIATGRLLDSPVTADGSRIASSAVRDDRHLTLSVYSAAMDKPITVEVQRPADTAVPRPVLYLLNGSGGGEDLDTWSSMTAVPKFLGDKDANVVQPIGGAWSLYTDWVADDPVLGRNKWTTFLTEELPPLIDAALGADGRNAIAGLSMAGDSVLALAIGKPGLYRSVASYSGCAQTSDPLGQRVVKTMVEVWGHGDPVNMWGPDDSPLWAANDPYVHADKLRGVNLFFSAGNGLPGPHDTVDSPFLTYGTTRGPETLANQMLLGGMIEAGANACTRNLQNRLNQLGIPATYDFTPNGTHSWGYWQDAFERSWPVLAAGMGL
- a CDS encoding 3-hydroxyacyl-CoA dehydrogenase family protein gives rise to the protein MHIEHIGVVGSGTMGGGIAEVACRSGYGVVIRSRTRRAADHLLTRLDRSLDKQVAAGRLTRSEYDTALGRVSAVTDLDELASCDLVIEAVVEDLEVKRELFGTLGEICDTAAVLATNTSSLSVADIAAASGRAANVCGIHFFNPVPRMGLVEIVRAADSSDETISAAKTFAESCGKVPIDVRDRTGFVVNALLFPYLNAAVRLLEHGVAGRDEIDAAMREGAGFPMGPFQLLDLVGLDVSVAILDALHTDRPETVHSPAGTLRRLADCGYQGRKNGRGFYDYAEQEAEQKA
- a CDS encoding ABC transporter permease, translated to MNAAGEATAVSRPATELPVVPFATETWRLLLPQTVIQTRRLLLRWRRDPLTLAQSLLFPALLLIMLNTVLGKQISAFSGASALYGSVPMVTLVSVMSGSLAGAITLGRERDDGLLARFWVLPVHRASGLLARVLAEGVRILACTLVLFAVGMLLGFRFRQGIAAAVALVGVPLLYGFGFATLVTAVACYSAKSAVVEAISLGSSLLMFFSTGFVPLAAYPAWAKPIVAHQPMSYAVDAMRGLSLGGPVRVPLLATLAWSAGAMVVFGVPAVLGYRRASRR
- a CDS encoding SRPBCC family protein; this translates as MPSDVVSVSRIVPAPVHVVFDYVFDYEKIPEWVAGVSGYQRHEDLPEGFTLEMSIGAVKHQVTLATESWIRDTSIGLVETSGHDARVDVDFEPVRADSCRVAVRISYPVREGLLARSANVAGRIIARRIIDSSAGRLERRIATGSN
- a CDS encoding ABC transporter permease encodes the protein MALEVIERTGAPPAPRRSAVRQCWVLALRLVRPSLRNGDVLTALLSPAVFTVGFYVPLNRVMGFAGHGLTSYAQFLMPMIVMQAVSFCATAAAFRSATDARDGLDTRFATMPMPSAAPLAARTVAVLYRVLLSLVSALVCGHAIGFRFYGNWWQTAGFLVFALLLGLMLGQAGDLLGALSKSPEATTQALVLPQLILGMVSTGFAPADQFPPWIRGFARAQPVSRFVDTLRVLAGDRSGRAGAVNWASAGPGLGWAAAGLIVFGGGSVLVAVRRRR
- a CDS encoding MMPL family transporter; the encoded protein is MFHFSPESKWTVRGGRLMDWGHPRMLQFDFRTTFAGRGPARRWADFLVARRYSVVVVGVLVALLAGAWGAGVFDRLNLAGYTVPGSQSSAADDLVGSELGRRTPDVVVHYSVSDGRTLADVAPEIGARLESVDRDLLARPVESFLTADATRRPAFVSGNREGLAVLSLAGDDTTRLQSFQKLRDTLVVPGIDTSFSGYSAVTDAYNTESKNDLARVEIIALPLTLLVLILIFGSVVAACIPVIIGVLTIVASLAFLRVLSEFTDVSSFAVNTASIIGLGMAIDYGLLTVSRFREELSRSGDVARAVRVTTATASRTVLFSGSILVCAFLGMLVFPVSAMRSLGFGAMSAVAVSACLSVTVVPAALAVLGHRIDALSLQRGRVRSGEDRSRRFWERFATATTRRPILLATGVIAILLLFTLPVSGVRMANLDSSGLPADNPARLAQEMIVQKFPNATNGADLVVRGADGGPPSEIAVDDLIARAGVTDGVRFALATDRGRDFAIVHVVLTDTDFTTPALDTVERLRSLPPPPDSTVLVGGENAVNADSYRAIVTNFPKMALAMLAAILVLMFLAFRSVLLPVKAVVMAALSLAASLGVVTWIFQGGHAADLFGITPGPLPVAGVVIVVATVFGLSTDYEVFLLARMLEAREAGADTRNAVIQGVAGTGRVVTAAAALLVIVTGAAAASGLSIVKLVGLGMVVAILVDATLVRMILVPALVVLMGEANWWSPFGKRRQGSRVPAERADAVEPAGTPEPERESHAQ
- a CDS encoding penicillin-binding transpeptidase domain-containing protein → MSTPGRRCLPPLLAEGRRPARRGRTAVLLSAAAIALAVSGCGAESRGPVPTADDFLAAVARHDVRAAAEFTNRPDKASAALASAWDKLQAEELTAHTGDAHVTGDTATVDYTYRWRLPRDRVWTYTGQLQMGRSEGRWQVRWTASNLHPELGDTQTMELRATPAPRARVNERSGSDVLIPGTVHPVSFTASAAPDPGYVADVLAETLGRFGGESTADTVRTAADRHSGTYTVATLTDREFDEVGGDLVGLPGVTVGQHADLVSADRHFAPDLMTQVRKTVADEVDGKAGWRVVTVNSTGADVDVLHEVAPQPAPSFSLSLDRTVQDAAQRAVDVRTDQTMMVVLQPSTGAVLAVAQNRAADADGPVATSGLYPPGSTFKTVTAAAALAEGTQTPDTRVPCPSRIVIGDRTIPNYQLFTAGDVSMATAYERSCNTSFAKIASELPGGALTDAAARFGLGPDYTVVGLPTVSGSVPPASDRVQRTENGIGQGTVVASPFGMALVAATVARGSAPTPYLIGGYETKVDGARPEPSPEVVRGLRTMMRKVVTGGTAERIADQGEVYGKTGEAEVDGGSHSWFIGYRGDMAFATLLVRGGSSDHAVAVTRDMLAALPPGTA
- a CDS encoding peroxynitrite isomerase, with translation MLTAVLEPQSPVAPHPDIAHLAPLLGTWRGTGHGEYPTIDSFDYHEEISFGHVGRPFLTYRQRTRHAGDGRSLHAETGYLRCAGPDRIELILAHPTGITEICEGSIDVADGGLRLELDSTHLGRTTTAKLVTALGRSIRLSGDTIDYTLRMAAVGEPKQHHLAASLHRAE
- a CDS encoding GNAT family N-acetyltransferase, with amino-acid sequence MRSVLEPTRRTRNSGARQLAHRDLAQVLQVLDTDPVASCMVAARLQEHGLDGRGGGELWSRGGPVESLCFSGANLMPLRGGPDDLRAFAERAARWPRTCSSVVGRQELALPLWERLADRWGPARELRADQPLLALDGPAYAVADARVRRVRVDELDRYLVAAVAMFTEEIGVDPRIGDGGRSYRRRVAGLIQAGRAWARFEDGEVVYKAEVGAVSRRTGQIQGVWVHPRCRGRGLGTSGTAAVANAVVASGRTASLYVNCYNDAARRAYANVGFRQIATFATVLVD